A window from Sus scrofa isolate TJ Tabasco breed Duroc chromosome 2, Sscrofa11.1, whole genome shotgun sequence encodes these proteins:
- the HARBI1 gene encoding putative nuclease HARBI1: MAIPITVLDCDLLLYGRGHRTLDRFKLDDVTDEYLMSMYGFPRQFIYYLVELLGSSLSRPTQRSRAISPETQILAALGFYTSGSFQTRMGDAIGISQASMSRCVTNVTEALVERASQFIRFPADEASVQALKDEFYGLAGMPGVIGVVDCIHVAIKAPNAEDLSYVNRKGLHSLNCLMVCDIRGTLMTVETNWPGSLQDCVVLQQSSLSSQFEAGMHKESWLLGDSSFFLRSWLMTPLHIPETPAEYRYNMAHSATHSVIEKTFRTLCSRFRCLDGSKGALQYSPEKCSHIILACCVLHNISLEHGMDVWSSPVTGPMEQPPEEEYEHMESLDLEADRIRQELMLTHFS; the protein is encoded by the exons ATGGCTATACCAATAACAGTGCTTGACTGTGATCTCTTGCTATATGGCCGAGGTCACCGGACATTGGATCGCTTTAAGCTGGATGATGTGACAGATGAATACTTGATGTCCATGTATGGGTTTCCCCGACAGTTCATTTATTACTTGGTGGAGCTCTTGGGGTCAAGTCTTTCTAGACCTACTCAGAGATCCAGAGCTATTAGCCCAGAGACACAGATCCTTGCAGCACTGGGCTTCTATACCTCAGGTTCCTTCCAAACTCGGATGGGAGATGCTATTGGAATCAGTCAGGCATCTATGAGTCGATGTGTCACCAATGTCACCGAAGCGCTTGTGGAAAGAGCTTCACAGTTCATCCGCTTTCCAGCTGATGAAGCCTCTGTGCAGGCTCTGAAGGATGAATTCTATGGGTTGGCAGGGATGCCAGGGGTCATAGGGGTGGTCGACTGTATCCACGTGGCAATCAAGGCGCCAAATGCCGAGGACCTTTCCTACGTGAACCGCAAAGGTCTTCATTCTTTGAACTGCCTGATGGTGTGTGACATCAGAGGGACACTAATGACTGTGGAGACCAACTGGCCAGGAAGTCTCCAGGACTGTGTGGTGCTGCAGCAGTCTTCTCTCAGCAGTCAGTTTGAAGCTGGTATGCACAAAGAGAGCTGGCTGCTTG GTGACAGCTCCTTCTTTCTCCGCTCCTGGCTTATGACTCCACTTCACATTCCTGAAACTCCAGCCGAATATCGCTACAACATGGCCCATTCGGCGACTCACAGTGTGATCGAGAAGACTTTCCGAACCCTGTGCTCCCGATTCCGCTGCCTGGACGGCTCCAAGGGGGCACTGCAGTACTCCCCGGAGAAGTGCAGCCACATCATCTTGGCTTGCTGTGTCCTCCACAACATCTCCCTGGAGCATGGGATGGATGTTTGGTCCTCACCAGTGACAGGACCCATGGAACAGCCCCCGGAGGAAGAGTATGAGCACATGGAGTCCTTGGACCTAGAGGCTGACCGTATCCGGCAGGAGCTGATGCTCACTCACTTCAGCTAA